GGGATATGTTTCTTCTGAACAGAATGCAAAGTATTTAGAAGAAGTTAATACCATTGCTCTTGATTCTATATTTTCTCCAATAGAGAAGGTGACTTATTCTGTTGAAGATACTAGAGTGGGGCAAAGGTCTGATTATGATAAGCTTGTTATGGAGCTTTGGACAACAGGTGTAATTAGTGCTAAGGATGCAATTAAAAAGGCGGCGTCTATAGTAAGGGAATTTTTGCTTCCATTGGTTAATTTTGAGGATAAAATTGTACATTCTGCTGATGATTCTGGAGTTAGGGAGTCTGATATACTTAGTATGAGTATTGAAAAGTTAAATTTATCTGTCAGATCTCTTAATTGTTTAACCAAGGAAAATGTTAAAACTTTAGGCGAGCTTATTAGCAAGAGCGCAGAGGAGCTTTCAAAAGCAAGAAACTTTGGGAAAAAGAGTTTAGAAGAAATAGTTGAAAGGCTCGGCTCTTATGGATTATTTTTAGGAATGTCTAAGGCAGAAGCTTTAAAAGTATTGAATAGAAACAATAAAATATCTCATTAGAAGGGAGACCATTTTTATATGAAGACTAAGGTAGGATTTAATCGGTTAGATAGAAAATCAAGTCATAGAAAGGCGCTTTTGAGAAATATGGTAATTTCTCTTTTTAGATATGAAAGAATAACTTCTACTAAGGCAAAATTGAGTGAAGTTAGAAGATTTGCTGAAAAGTTAATTACTAGGGCTAAAGTTGATAGTGTACATAATAGG
The DNA window shown above is from Borrelia anserina Es and carries:
- the rplQ gene encoding 50S ribosomal protein L17 — protein: MKTKVGFNRLDRKSSHRKALLRNMVISLFRYERITSTKAKLSEVRRFAEKLITRAKVDSVHNRREVSKFIHDKYILNKLFTKISPIFKERKGGYTKVIKLGQRYGDAAEMAILELVDKTLEEK
- a CDS encoding DNA-directed RNA polymerase subunit alpha produces the protein MSLGKFLKDFTIPDRIEFLREEDDGSYGKFIIYPFEKGFGVTIGNTLRRVLLSSIEGYAISAMRIQSNQDGSLKVVSSEFDLIPGVVEDTLEVIANIKNIHLKLDEGVNSTTISLSVNGKDTNVLKAAHLEREGVEVFNKDLVIATLSSEANLDFEFQIDYGRGYVSSEQNAKYLEEVNTIALDSIFSPIEKVTYSVEDTRVGQRSDYDKLVMELWTTGVISAKDAIKKAASIVREFLLPLVNFEDKIVHSADDSGVRESDILSMSIEKLNLSVRSLNCLTKENVKTLGELISKSAEELSKARNFGKKSLEEIVERLGSYGLFLGMSKAEALKVLNRNNKISH